In the genome of Fuerstiella sp., one region contains:
- a CDS encoding PilZ domain-containing protein, with translation MSDPFSRPTIDDLRTVLDSIGNPDCTNLRAHERLELSVPAEIKTQRGNTVSAMTREISRTGIGMLHRGSVSPGVVTVRMASESRQFEYQVQLEWCTPCDNGLFMSGGQFIADAS, from the coding sequence ATGTCGGATCCCTTTAGCCGTCCAACCATTGATGACCTGCGCACGGTGCTGGATAGTATCGGCAATCCCGATTGCACGAACCTGCGAGCTCATGAACGCCTGGAATTGTCTGTTCCCGCAGAAATCAAGACCCAGCGAGGAAATACGGTTTCCGCCATGACACGTGAAATCAGCAGAACCGGTATCGGAATGTTGCATCGCGGATCCGTTTCCCCGGGAGTTGTAACAGTTCGAATGGCCAGTGAAAGTCGCCAGTTTGAGTATCAGGTTCAACTTGAATGGTGTACTCCGTGCGATAACGGATTGTTCATGAGTGGCGGTCAATTTATCGCTGATGCGAGCTGA
- a CDS encoding substrate-binding domain-containing protein has protein sequence MKHCLPFLFVTLIGLVHCGCTDPGSNGREMSDSGSAESTAADSRGTIGYSALSLTNPFFQIIADTMTDEAREHGYQVTVVSANEDVVRQSEQIDEFIIQGVAAIVLNPVDSASIGQAIKKANDVGIPVFTNDIKYTGDGGRVVSHVATDNLQGGRLAGEAMVRLLGESGGKVAVLNYPDVESCQMRTQGFHEIIDAHNVATGAAQIEVVSELNGGGKRDVGYAKTQDILTAHSDLAAIFAINDPSALGACSALEEAGLQDQITVIGFDGEKAGKEAILAGRILCDPIQFPKKMGRRTIELMMQHFDGEDVPEEELIPSRLYYRADAESDPELQTGSSHEDSSV, from the coding sequence ATGAAACATTGTCTGCCGTTTTTGTTTGTAACGCTGATCGGACTGGTCCATTGCGGCTGTACAGATCCAGGTTCAAATGGCAGGGAAATGTCTGATTCCGGCAGTGCGGAATCGACCGCGGCCGATTCCAGGGGCACGATCGGCTATTCAGCACTCTCGCTGACAAATCCATTCTTTCAGATTATCGCCGATACCATGACTGATGAGGCTCGTGAGCATGGCTATCAGGTGACTGTCGTCTCAGCGAATGAGGACGTTGTCCGTCAGTCTGAACAGATTGACGAGTTCATTATTCAGGGCGTGGCCGCGATTGTGCTGAATCCGGTCGATTCGGCTTCGATCGGCCAGGCAATCAAAAAAGCCAATGACGTCGGCATTCCGGTGTTTACCAACGACATTAAATATACAGGCGATGGCGGACGAGTGGTGAGTCACGTGGCCACTGATAACCTGCAGGGCGGGCGACTGGCGGGTGAGGCCATGGTGCGACTGCTTGGTGAATCCGGTGGCAAAGTCGCGGTTCTGAATTATCCGGATGTTGAATCCTGCCAGATGAGGACACAAGGTTTTCACGAGATCATTGACGCTCACAATGTGGCGACCGGTGCAGCTCAGATTGAAGTTGTTTCAGAGCTGAACGGGGGAGGTAAACGTGACGTTGGTTATGCCAAGACCCAGGACATTTTGACAGCCCACAGTGACCTCGCGGCAATTTTTGCTATTAACGATCCGTCTGCATTAGGTGCCTGTTCTGCACTGGAGGAAGCCGGCCTTCAGGATCAGATTACGGTCATCGGATTTGACGGTGAAAAAGCCGGAAAAGAAGCCATTCTTGCAGGCAGAATACTTTGCGACCCCATTCAGTTTCCAAAGAAAATGGGTCGTCGTACGATTGAGTTGATGATGCAGCACTTCGATGGCGAAGATGTGCCGGAAGAAGAGTTGATTCCCTCCAGACTGTACTACAGGGCTGATGCAGAAAGCGATCCGGAACTGCAGACCGGCAGCAGCCATGAGGACAGCAGTGTCTGA
- the clpP gene encoding ATP-dependent Clp endopeptidase proteolytic subunit ClpP — protein MTALVPYVIEKHGREERAMDIYSRLLKDRIIILGSGVNDDVANSIVAQLLFLQFDDSKADIHFYINSPGGSITAGMAIYDTMQYISCDVATYCIGQAASMGAVLLTAGAPGKRHALPNARIMIHQPLAGMEGTATELEIHAKEVLRVKQRMNEILLKHTGQTLEKIQEDTDRDNFMTAEEAKEYSLIDEVLESLA, from the coding sequence ATGACTGCCTTGGTGCCCTACGTCATCGAAAAGCACGGCCGTGAAGAACGTGCGATGGACATTTACAGTCGCCTGCTCAAGGATCGGATCATCATCCTTGGCAGTGGTGTGAATGACGATGTGGCAAACAGCATTGTTGCTCAGCTTCTGTTTCTTCAGTTTGATGATTCGAAGGCAGACATTCACTTTTACATCAATTCTCCTGGCGGGTCGATCACGGCCGGCATGGCGATCTACGATACCATGCAGTACATCAGCTGTGATGTTGCGACTTACTGCATTGGTCAGGCTGCCAGTATGGGGGCTGTTCTGCTGACTGCGGGTGCTCCTGGTAAGCGTCACGCTTTACCTAATGCGCGGATTATGATTCACCAGCCTCTGGCGGGCATGGAAGGCACGGCGACAGAACTGGAAATTCATGCCAAAGAGGTGCTGCGTGTGAAACAGCGGATGAACGAAATACTGCTGAAGCACACCGGTCAGACACTTGAAAAAATTCAGGAAGACACTGACCGCGATAATTTTATGACCGCGGAAGAGGCTAAAGAATACAGCCTGATCGATGAAGTACTCGAATCACTTGCTTAG
- a CDS encoding ABC transporter permease, which produces MSDQRPDRLHRFISGYGMIFVLLLLMLLFTILTWKEQTPVGSDAGRAVAEMILAQNDQAVVIVAAGVSDVEQAFVQAAEQHLSAGGATVARTVSGEPSDARRTITDALNDGVSPTHLAISGIAERWTVFDRFEAGRLGQRVSPQPYSWPVFAQTNNLLSVANQTAIYAVIAVGMTMVIITGGIDLSVGSLVALASVTAAIVIRKLGGVNAGPGAMLIGVAAALGVCSTAGGFHGIMVTRFRIPPFIVSLSMMMMARGLAYLIADGASISALPQSWTAVGSGTVQGIPIPVLMMIVLYGLAHIVMTHTALGRYVYAVGGNQEAARLCGVPVRRVLVTVYVTCGTLAGVGGLILSSKLATGDPKLGVMYELEVIAAVVVGGTSLMGGEGRILGTLIGAFIIAVIKNGMNLLNVGAYEQQIILGAVLLTAVLIDNLKRRRSGGM; this is translated from the coding sequence ATGTCTGACCAGCGACCAGATCGACTTCACCGGTTTATCTCCGGATACGGGATGATCTTCGTCCTGTTGCTGTTGATGCTGCTGTTCACGATTCTTACGTGGAAAGAGCAAACACCTGTCGGCAGTGATGCAGGACGCGCAGTTGCCGAAATGATTCTGGCTCAGAATGATCAGGCGGTGGTGATCGTGGCAGCCGGAGTGTCCGACGTGGAACAGGCCTTTGTTCAGGCCGCCGAACAACATCTCAGTGCCGGCGGGGCGACTGTCGCACGGACTGTTTCGGGCGAGCCGTCCGACGCCCGTCGCACTATTACGGATGCACTGAATGACGGGGTGTCTCCGACGCACCTTGCGATTTCCGGAATCGCTGAACGCTGGACCGTTTTCGATCGGTTTGAGGCCGGCCGTCTGGGTCAGAGGGTTTCACCACAGCCTTACAGCTGGCCGGTGTTTGCCCAGACAAATAACTTGCTGAGTGTGGCGAATCAAACAGCGATCTATGCCGTCATTGCGGTGGGAATGACTATGGTCATCATCACCGGAGGAATTGATCTGAGTGTTGGTTCGCTGGTCGCTCTGGCGTCTGTGACGGCCGCGATCGTTATTCGTAAACTGGGTGGAGTAAACGCCGGTCCGGGGGCCATGCTGATCGGAGTGGCGGCTGCCCTGGGTGTCTGCAGTACTGCAGGCGGGTTTCACGGTATTATGGTGACTCGATTTCGCATTCCACCGTTTATCGTTTCACTCAGCATGATGATGATGGCCCGGGGGCTGGCGTATTTGATTGCCGATGGTGCATCGATTTCTGCTCTGCCACAAAGCTGGACGGCAGTCGGGTCCGGAACCGTCCAGGGAATTCCGATACCTGTATTGATGATGATTGTACTCTACGGCCTCGCCCATATTGTGATGACTCACACGGCGCTGGGACGGTATGTTTATGCTGTCGGTGGTAATCAGGAAGCAGCTCGGCTTTGTGGTGTACCTGTTCGACGTGTGCTGGTTACGGTCTACGTGACCTGTGGAACTCTGGCCGGAGTGGGTGGACTCATACTGTCGTCCAAACTGGCGACCGGAGACCCCAAGCTGGGCGTGATGTACGAACTGGAGGTAATCGCCGCCGTGGTTGTCGGTGGCACGTCACTGATGGGTGGTGAAGGTCGAATTCTGGGAACACTGATTGGAGCGTTCATTATCGCGGTGATTAAGAATGGAATGAATCTGCTGAATGTCGGTGCGTATGAACAGCAAATCATTCTGGGCGCCGTGTTGCTGACAGCAGTGCTGATCGATAATCTCAAGCGACGGCGTTCCGGAGGGATGTAA
- the hemB gene encoding porphobilinogen synthase: MPDVPNFVGRFPQQRLRRNRRYDWSRRLVRENRLTVNDLILPTFVIEGENTAEPVSSMPGVSRLTIDRLIDQIREAEDIGIPAVAVFPVTPTDLKTDEGKEAVNPDNLICRTLRAIRNADINIGLIADVALDPYTSHGQDGVLRDGYVVNDESLELLAQQALIQAAAGSNVIAPSDMMDGRVGVIRSALDNAGHESVAIMSYAAKYASAFYGPFRDAVGSADNLGKSDKQTYQMDPANSDEALREVELDIAEGADMVMVKPGMPYLDIVQRVSKTFGVPTFAYQVSGEYAMLSAAADRGWLDRSAVMLESLIAFKRAGADGILTYFALDAAQQLTAS, translated from the coding sequence ATGCCAGATGTGCCAAATTTCGTTGGACGCTTTCCTCAGCAGCGTCTCCGCAGAAACCGTCGATACGACTGGTCGCGGCGATTGGTTCGTGAAAATCGCCTGACAGTAAACGATCTGATTCTACCCACATTTGTCATTGAAGGAGAAAATACGGCTGAACCGGTATCGTCGATGCCAGGTGTCAGCCGGCTGACAATCGATCGTCTGATTGATCAGATTCGGGAAGCGGAAGACATCGGTATTCCCGCGGTTGCTGTCTTTCCGGTAACACCAACAGACCTCAAAACGGATGAGGGCAAAGAAGCCGTCAATCCCGACAATCTCATCTGCCGCACATTACGGGCAATTCGCAATGCGGATATCAATATCGGTTTGATCGCAGATGTGGCTCTCGATCCCTACACCAGCCACGGCCAGGACGGTGTACTGAGAGACGGCTATGTGGTGAACGATGAATCTCTGGAACTGCTGGCACAGCAGGCACTGATCCAGGCCGCTGCCGGCAGTAATGTCATTGCCCCTTCGGATATGATGGACGGGCGAGTCGGTGTAATCCGATCCGCTCTGGATAACGCCGGACACGAAAGCGTTGCCATCATGTCCTATGCAGCAAAATACGCCTCAGCGTTCTACGGCCCGTTTCGCGATGCAGTGGGTTCCGCCGATAATCTTGGAAAATCAGACAAACAAACGTATCAAATGGACCCCGCCAATTCAGATGAAGCGTTACGTGAAGTAGAACTGGACATCGCGGAAGGCGCAGACATGGTGATGGTGAAACCTGGCATGCCGTACCTGGACATCGTTCAACGCGTCTCGAAGACATTTGGTGTGCCGACCTTTGCGTATCAGGTCAGTGGTGAATATGCGATGCTGAGTGCTGCTGCAGATCGCGGCTGGCTGGATCGCAGCGCAGTGATGCTGGAAAGTCTCATCGCCTTCAAACGCGCAGGAGCAGACGGGATTCTGACATACTTCGCCCTTGATGCGGCGCAACAGCTGACCGCTTCCTGA
- the tig gene encoding trigger factor, translating into MSEGQSTVADPGVQDDAEESGRLNLDVQVSEVGPCRKHVVVTVSEADIATVRSEAINELAEKAEVPGFRIGRVPSALLEKRFRDEIVSDVKQKVLLQSLEQLSDDNDIDPINQPEINVESLDIPDSGDFRYEFDVEVRPEFELPDYSSLTIERASGEVSDEEFAAYRTQFLSSHAERDRVDRAARKGDFIVCDIVFRYDGRELRQSDSVSLQLHSELRFQDSEFSGFDELMAGASVGDVRSAKLTVSLQSSTVEMRGETVEAEFTVKEVQQQVLPVMDREFLERLDCESEESLDERLREALERQIEYQQRQSTRQQVLDRITEAADWDLPESLVKQQTDNALRREMLEMSQAGFTREQIMARENEIRQNAIENTRQALKEHFVLDRIATAENIECEDSDIENELALMAFQSGESLRRIRARLIKSGMMDNMEAQLRERKAVDLVTEKISFTDVARKPFAENDVATAAIAICGNITTTEVADSDATSDDDVDSGDGS; encoded by the coding sequence ATGAGTGAAGGGCAATCGACAGTCGCTGATCCGGGAGTTCAGGACGACGCGGAGGAATCCGGCAGACTGAATCTGGATGTTCAGGTCTCAGAGGTCGGTCCCTGTCGCAAACATGTGGTTGTAACGGTGTCCGAGGCCGATATCGCGACTGTCCGCAGTGAAGCCATCAATGAGTTGGCGGAAAAGGCAGAGGTGCCCGGTTTTCGTATCGGGCGAGTTCCGTCTGCGCTGCTGGAAAAGCGATTTCGTGATGAAATCGTCAGTGATGTGAAGCAAAAGGTGCTGCTGCAGAGTCTCGAACAGTTATCTGACGACAACGATATTGATCCGATCAACCAGCCTGAGATCAATGTTGAGAGTCTGGACATACCGGATTCCGGCGATTTTCGTTATGAGTTTGACGTCGAAGTTCGGCCTGAATTCGAACTCCCTGATTACTCGTCACTTACTATTGAGCGTGCGTCCGGTGAAGTTTCCGATGAGGAATTCGCAGCCTACCGGACGCAATTTCTGTCGTCCCACGCGGAGCGGGACCGGGTTGATCGCGCAGCCCGGAAAGGTGACTTTATCGTTTGCGATATTGTCTTCCGGTACGATGGTAGAGAGCTCAGGCAGTCTGATTCCGTGTCTTTGCAGCTGCATTCGGAACTGCGGTTTCAGGACAGTGAGTTCAGTGGATTTGATGAATTGATGGCGGGAGCCTCCGTTGGGGATGTCCGCAGTGCCAAATTAACAGTTTCACTGCAGTCTTCAACGGTTGAAATGCGTGGTGAAACGGTTGAGGCAGAGTTCACTGTAAAGGAAGTCCAGCAGCAGGTCCTTCCGGTAATGGATCGTGAGTTTCTTGAACGATTGGACTGTGAATCGGAAGAAAGTCTGGACGAACGACTGCGCGAAGCGCTCGAGCGTCAAATCGAATATCAACAGCGTCAGTCGACTCGACAGCAGGTACTGGACCGGATTACTGAAGCCGCCGACTGGGATTTGCCTGAGTCACTCGTCAAACAGCAGACGGACAACGCTCTTCGGAGGGAAATGCTGGAAATGTCGCAGGCCGGGTTCACACGTGAACAAATCATGGCTCGTGAGAATGAGATTCGCCAAAATGCAATTGAGAATACCCGGCAGGCGCTCAAGGAACATTTCGTGCTGGACCGAATTGCGACTGCTGAAAATATTGAATGCGAGGACTCTGACATTGAAAATGAGCTGGCATTAATGGCGTTTCAAAGCGGCGAGTCACTACGTCGGATTCGCGCTCGTCTGATCAAGTCCGGAATGATGGACAATATGGAAGCTCAGCTGCGGGAACGCAAAGCCGTTGATCTGGTTACCGAAAAAATCTCGTTCACTGATGTTGCACGTAAGCCGTTTGCAGAAAACGACGTGGCTACGGCCGCTATTGCGATTTGCGGAAACATCACCACGACAGAGGTGGCAGACAGCGACGCGACGAGTGACGATGATGTTGACAGCGGGGACGGTTCCTGA
- a CDS encoding sugar ABC transporter ATP-binding protein, with product MDPSGLLHISGISKSFPGVRALENVSLRVHAGQVLGLVGENGAGKSTLIRILAGAHQPDSGRLLMDGQPVVFRDPVSAIRAGIGVIYQEFNLVPDLSPVENLFLGRESWLLNHRNERQHAENVFDRLGVSVPLDSPCRDLSVAQQQIVEIARALLRDVRLLVMDEPTAALTPREVDSLMQIIRELTVRGIGIIYVSHRLDEVFAISDTISVLRDGSHISTKPAADFSRESLIEMMVGRTIIHEYPKRSVQAGDVRMRVRGLTRQKVVNNVSFDVSAGEILGITGLVGAGRTELLRLIFGADRPNAGTIEVDGQLLNIRSPRDAIRSGICLLTEDRKSEGLVPGRSVLENFSLAALPAFSRNGFIDSRREHTAFSKYTESLQIRIAGSRQPASSLSGGNQQKILLARWLECEARIVVFDEPTRGIDVGTRHEIYQLMNSLAADGRAIVMVSSELPEILGMSDRILVIHEGQIAGEVRDVSAATQEQLMTLAIGNSSGMSVSS from the coding sequence ATGGACCCTTCAGGGCTGCTCCATATTTCAGGGATCAGCAAGTCGTTTCCCGGTGTGCGTGCGCTGGAGAATGTGTCTCTTCGTGTCCACGCCGGTCAGGTTCTTGGCCTGGTCGGTGAAAATGGAGCCGGCAAGAGTACCTTGATCCGAATCCTTGCCGGCGCTCATCAACCGGACAGCGGCAGGCTGCTCATGGACGGGCAGCCCGTTGTGTTTCGGGATCCTGTCAGCGCCATTCGAGCGGGAATAGGAGTCATCTATCAGGAGTTCAACCTGGTGCCTGACCTGTCACCCGTTGAGAACCTGTTTCTGGGTCGTGAATCGTGGCTGCTGAATCACCGGAATGAACGACAGCACGCAGAAAATGTTTTTGACCGGCTGGGCGTTTCAGTTCCGCTGGACTCACCGTGTCGAGATTTGTCAGTAGCTCAGCAGCAGATTGTTGAAATCGCCCGGGCTCTCCTGCGGGACGTTCGCCTTCTGGTGATGGACGAACCAACCGCCGCACTGACGCCGCGGGAAGTTGACAGCCTGATGCAGATTATCCGTGAACTCACGGTGCGCGGAATCGGCATCATTTATGTCAGTCACCGTCTGGACGAAGTCTTCGCGATCTCAGACACGATCAGCGTATTGCGTGACGGCAGCCATATTTCCACAAAACCAGCCGCAGATTTTTCACGTGAGTCGCTGATTGAAATGATGGTGGGTCGTACGATCATTCACGAATATCCAAAACGCAGTGTACAGGCGGGAGATGTTCGTATGCGTGTCCGCGGGCTTACACGGCAAAAAGTCGTCAATAATGTGAGTTTCGATGTGAGTGCCGGGGAGATTCTTGGGATTACAGGACTTGTCGGTGCCGGCCGCACCGAATTACTGCGTCTGATTTTTGGAGCAGATCGTCCGAATGCAGGGACCATTGAAGTCGACGGGCAGCTGCTGAACATCAGGTCGCCGCGTGACGCAATCCGCAGCGGGATCTGCCTGTTGACCGAAGACCGGAAAAGTGAAGGACTTGTGCCGGGCCGCAGTGTGCTTGAGAATTTCTCTTTAGCCGCTCTTCCGGCATTCTCTCGGAACGGATTCATTGACAGCCGCAGGGAACACACAGCGTTTTCGAAATACACTGAGTCACTTCAGATCAGGATTGCCGGTTCCCGACAACCGGCATCCAGTCTTTCCGGCGGCAACCAGCAAAAAATTCTGCTGGCGCGATGGCTTGAGTGTGAGGCCAGAATCGTTGTGTTTGATGAACCCACTCGCGGCATTGACGTTGGCACGCGCCATGAAATATACCAACTGATGAATTCACTGGCCGCGGACGGTCGGGCGATCGTAATGGTCAGCTCAGAGTTACCGGAAATACTTGGGATGAGTGACCGGATTCTTGTGATCCATGAAGGTCAAATTGCCGGTGAAGTCAGGGACGTGTCCGCAGCGACGCAGGAACAGCTGATGACTCTGGCCATTGGCAACTCGTCAGGGATGTCCGTGTCTTCTTAA
- a CDS encoding ATP-dependent Clp protease proteolytic subunit, whose protein sequence is MQDSRTDYSPMLARDYTAQRQMGVGDLLLDNRIIFLDGPIHDGSANLVVMKLLFLQSENRHQDIHLYVNSPGGSVTATLAIYDIMQFIECDVATYCVGMSASGGAILVAGGAPGKRFALKHSKMMIHQPHGQVGGQVSDIEIQAKDILETRALLNELLAGHTGRSVEHIADDTQRDHYLTSQEAKDYGLVDEVLDKPAGTKKKT, encoded by the coding sequence ATGCAGGACTCGCGTACCGACTATAGTCCCATGCTCGCCCGCGACTATACCGCTCAGCGTCAAATGGGTGTCGGTGATCTGCTGCTGGACAACCGGATCATTTTTCTGGATGGTCCGATTCATGACGGCAGTGCAAACCTGGTTGTGATGAAGCTGCTGTTCCTGCAGTCAGAAAATCGGCACCAGGATATTCATCTGTATGTGAACTCACCCGGCGGATCGGTCACGGCAACACTGGCGATTTATGACATCATGCAGTTCATCGAATGTGACGTTGCCACGTATTGTGTGGGGATGTCAGCCAGTGGAGGAGCGATCCTGGTGGCCGGAGGCGCCCCAGGAAAACGATTCGCGCTGAAACATTCCAAAATGATGATTCATCAGCCCCATGGTCAGGTTGGCGGTCAGGTATCAGATATTGAAATTCAGGCGAAAGACATTCTTGAAACACGTGCACTGCTCAACGAACTGCTGGCCGGTCACACCGGCAGGTCCGTGGAACATATTGCCGATGACACACAACGCGACCATTACCTGACATCACAGGAAGCGAAGGACTACGGTCTGGTGGATGAAGTTCTGGACAAACCCGCCGGAACAAAGAAGAAGACCTGA
- a CDS encoding DUF1015 family protein: MPRIQPFNAIRPAREHAASVASVPYDVVSRSEAVAMAKDNPLSFLHVIRPEIDLPEKTDPYADEVYAAGRAALDRLLSESVLQRDPDRCLYAYRQIMNGMPQVGLVCCCHVDDYTNDLIRKHEKTRPAKEDDRTRHVMTLNAHAGPVFLSYRSAPNINTLIETVVQTQPLYDFTAEDGVEHTVWKITEPDPYLAAFSAVPVFYVADGHHRSASAMRAATLRRNTNEQHTGTEEYNWFLSVLFPSDQLRILSYNRVVRDLNGLTATEFQSQLTETGLLEKTSSAVPAAAGSFCIYFGSQWHRLTIPDESIDKSNPVASLDVAILEDRVLRPILGIQDVRTDSRIDFVGGVRGTDELEKLVDSGNWAVAVSMYPTSMEQLMNVSDAGRIMPPKSTWFEPKLRSGLLVHSLD, translated from the coding sequence ATGCCTCGCATCCAGCCATTCAATGCCATTCGCCCTGCTCGCGAACACGCAGCCAGCGTCGCTTCAGTGCCCTATGATGTGGTGAGTCGGTCCGAGGCTGTTGCAATGGCCAAAGACAATCCCCTCAGTTTTTTGCACGTCATTCGTCCGGAAATTGATCTCCCTGAAAAAACAGATCCGTACGCTGACGAGGTCTACGCTGCTGGTCGGGCCGCCCTCGACCGATTACTTTCGGAATCTGTCCTGCAGCGTGATCCGGACCGCTGTCTCTACGCGTATCGCCAGATAATGAACGGGATGCCACAGGTGGGACTTGTCTGCTGCTGTCACGTCGACGACTACACAAATGACCTGATTCGCAAACACGAAAAAACGAGGCCAGCCAAAGAGGACGACCGTACACGCCACGTGATGACCCTGAACGCTCACGCGGGGCCCGTGTTCCTGAGTTACCGCAGTGCCCCGAATATCAACACCCTGATTGAAACGGTCGTACAGACTCAACCACTGTACGATTTCACAGCGGAAGACGGTGTGGAGCATACCGTCTGGAAAATCACTGAACCTGATCCTTACCTGGCGGCCTTTTCGGCAGTCCCGGTGTTCTACGTTGCAGACGGCCACCATCGATCAGCCAGCGCCATGCGTGCTGCAACACTGCGTCGCAATACAAATGAGCAACACACCGGCACTGAAGAATATAATTGGTTTCTCTCCGTGTTATTTCCGTCAGATCAGCTGAGAATTCTGTCGTACAATCGGGTTGTCAGGGATCTCAACGGCCTGACAGCAACCGAATTTCAGTCGCAACTGACTGAAACGGGACTGCTGGAAAAAACCAGTTCGGCGGTACCTGCCGCTGCAGGAAGTTTTTGTATTTACTTCGGCAGCCAGTGGCATCGCCTCACAATACCTGACGAATCCATCGACAAATCAAATCCGGTTGCATCACTGGATGTGGCGATTCTGGAAGATCGTGTCTTACGACCAATTCTTGGAATTCAGGACGTGCGAACGGATAGTCGCATCGACTTTGTCGGAGGAGTTCGCGGTACTGACGAACTGGAAAAGCTGGTCGACTCAGGCAACTGGGCAGTTGCTGTTTCAATGTACCCTACGTCCATGGAACAGTTGATGAACGTTTCGGATGCTGGACGGATCATGCCGCCAAAAAGCACCTGGTTTGAACCCAAACTTCGCAGCGGACTGCTCGTCCATTCACTCGATTAA